In Halictus rubicundus isolate RS-2024b chromosome 5, iyHalRubi1_principal, whole genome shotgun sequence, one genomic interval encodes:
- the Rps20 gene encoding ribosomal protein S20 yields MASTKTDNPEKPGQEVTPIHRIRITLTSRNVRSLEKVCSELINGANKQKLKVKGPVRMPTKILRITTRKTPCGEGSKTWDRFQMRIHKRVIDLYSPSEIVKQITSISIEPGVEVEVTIANE; encoded by the exons ATG GCAAGTACAAAAACCGACAACCCCGAGAAACCAGGACAGGAGGTAACCCCTATTCACAGAATCAGAATAACCCTTACCTCAAGAAATGTCCGCTCTCTCGAAAAAG TTTGCTCGGAATTGATCAATGGAGCAAACAAACAGAAACTTAAAGTTAAGGGGCCAGTCCGCATGCCCACAAAAATTCTGAGGATAACCACACGTAAAACACCCTGTGGAGAAGGTTCAAAGACCTGGGATCGTTTCCAGATGCGCATTCACAAGAGAGTCATTGACTTGTACTCACCGTCAGAAATTGTGAAACAAATTACAAGCATTTCCATTGAACCTGGTGTAGAAGTGGAGGTCACAATCGCTAATGAATAA
- the Eif2alpha gene encoding eukaryotic translation initiation factor 2 subunit alpha: MVLSCRFYKKRYPEVEDVVMVNVRSIAEMGAYVHLLEYNNIEGMILLSELSRRRIRSINKLIRVGKTEPVVVIRVDKEKGYIDLSKRRVSAEDVEKCTERYAKAKAVNSILRHVAELLHYDSDDQLEELYQKTAWHFEEKYRKQKASAYDFFKQSVLDPSILAECGLDEHTKEVLLNNIKRKLTSQAVKIRADVEVACYGYEGIDAVKTALKAGLALSTDELPIKINLIAPPLYVMTTSTPEKQDGLKALNDAITAIETKITTLGGVFNVQMAPKVVTATDEAELARQMERAELENAEVAGDDDDDEEEVEGMDGFSDGEDAEDDKKPENDNQEEE, encoded by the exons atggtGTTGTCGTGTCGGTTTTACAAGAAAAGATATCCCGAAGTGGAGGATGTAGTAATGGTAAATGTACGTAGCATAGCCGAAATGGGAGCATATGTGCATTTACTGGAATATAATAACATCGAAGGTATGATTCTATTATCTGAATTGTCCAGAAGACGTATCAGGTCCATTAACAAACTCATTAGGGTAGGAAAAACTGAGCCAGTTGTTGTTATTCGAGTTGACAAAGAGAAAG GTTACATTGATCTTAGCAAACGCCGTGTATCAGCTGAAGATGTCGAAAAATGTACAGAGAGGTACGCAAAAGCAAAAGCTGTCAATTCAATTTTAAGACACGTTGCAGAATTATTACATTATGACAGCGATGACCAGTTGGAAGAATTATATCAGAAAACAGCATGGcattttgaagaaaaatataGGAAGCAAAAGGCATCTGCTTATGACTTTTTCAAACAATCAGTTCT GGATCCATCTATTTTAGCAGAATGTGGTCTTGACGAACATACAAAAGAagttttattaaataatattaaacgaAAATTGACTTCTCAAGCAGTTAAAATCCGAGCAGATGTAGAAGTAGCTTGTTACGGTTATGAAGGAATTGATGCAGTGAAAACTGCATTAAAAGCAGGCTTAGCTCTTTCTACAGATGAACtaccaataaaaattaatttaattgcaCCACCGTTATACG TTATGACTACATCTACGCCTGAAAAGCAAGATGGTTTAAAAGCATTAAATGATGCTATTACTGCTATAGAAACTAAAATAACAACACTTGGAGGTGTATTTAATGTTCAAATGGCT CCGAAAGTTGTTACTGCAACGGACGAAGCAGAGTTGGCTAGACAAATGGAACGAGCTGAACTTGAAAATGCAGAAGTTGCTGgcgacgatgacgatgatgagGAGGAAGTGGAAGGAATGGACGGTTTTAGCGATGGAGAAGATGCGGAAGACGATAAAAAACCTGAAAATGATAATCAAGAGGAAGAATGA
- the Usp20-33 gene encoding ubiquitin specific protease 20/33 translates to MPLISRNCPHIANRGDLAFIETIVSQKEGFIKCSECNTDGPNLWLCLFPDCRWVGCAETHLDHSTVHNQKYPTHCAHMNLSTNRIWCYACKKEVITTPCGCVPTQVDIKTQSNKFSGDGPGNVDCKSEDLSRLILDKFYGELMNRVSHEKDGIFHEKSGDSSDSTDSDESKDFSGKPRGLVGLQNIGNTCYMNAALQALSNVSPLTQFFLDCGHMVGYMSKDRKPGLSLSYLNLIRDMWNRKTRGYVVPHGILSGIRTVHPMFRGYHQHDTQEFLRCFMDQLHEELKEQIEDDRDNVLRLKGLGEQSSDEDETEIDGTGSSQSDAEYETCDSGVSEQSSLSDEGERGTKRRYSRVSQSEKLRSKFTNRSIKKSTVDQPFAPPQRSTQNSPVKYRTKKQMKTRSIISDIFDGKLLSSVQCLTCDRISTRVETFQDLSLPIPSRDHIDMLHQGSLTPQKAGPCSDVVYVTNQSGWLSWFLQWMRSWFWGPVVSLHDCLSAFFSADELKGDNMYSCEKCNKLRNGIKFSKVLELPEILCVHLKRFRHELMFSSKIANYVSFPLEGLDMRPYLHKECVSKVTMYNLKSVICHHGTAGGGHYTCYALNPIVNKWFEFDDQCVTEVSPETVKHCEAYVLFYKKWSPEMLQLRDKTMELMEISSRSDLNFFVSRQWINRFNTFSEPGPIDNSDFLCPHGGVNPVTAQFIDKLSMPIPQAVWDYLYNTFGGGPACTHLYECPICEEKYESLQKRRIYEMEVFQRLTHNTDNPTAIYGLAMAWLRQWQSFVRGKETQPPGPIDNNSIIINKNGQNVLKVGSDYGQIPEELWQFFLSTYDGGPELMLHSCQRPVSAQSTVSSHSTSNSNLDQNFKSSRTEVKTNKLCMTRSSETISQQDSAIESLTSDSDSHQTQRDVSE, encoded by the exons ATGCCTCTCATATCGAGGAACTGTCCTCACATCGCCAATCGTGGTGATCTCGCATTTATTGAGACCATTGTGTCTCAAAAGGAAGGATTTATAAAATGCAGTGAGTGTAACACGGATGGGCCTAATTTATGGTTATGCTTGTTTCCCGACTGCCGTTGGGTCGGCTGTGCTGAAACACACTTAGACCACAGTACTGTACACAACCAAAAATATCCTACTCATTGTGCTCATATGAACCTTTCCACAAACCGTATATGGTGTTATGCCTGTAAAAAGGAAGTTATAACTACACCGTGTGGATGCGTCCCTACACAGGTAGATATTAAAACGCAGAGCAATAAGTTTTCTGGCGATGGTCCTGGTAATGTGGATTGCAAATCTGAAGACCTTAGCAGACTCATTTTGGATAA ATTTTACGGTGAACTCATGAACAGAGTCAGCCATGAAAAAGATGGTATATTTCACGAAAAGTCTGGCGACTCTTCTGATAGTACAGATTCAGATGAAAGTAAAGATTTCTCTGGGAAACCAAGGGGGCTTGTTGGCCTTCAAAATATTGGCAACACGTGCTACATGAATGCTGCATTACAAGCTTTATCAAATGTGTCTCCTTTGACACAATTCTTTTTGGATTGTGGGCACATGGTTGGCTATATGTCCAAAGATAGAAAACCTGGTTTAAGTTTAAGCTATCTGAACCTTATTCGAGACATGTGGAATAGGAAAACAAGAGGCTACGTTGTACCACATGGAATATTGTCTGGCATTCGAACAGTTCACCCAATGTTCAGAGGATATCATCAGCATGACACTCAAGAATTTTTGAGATGCTTTATGGATCAGTTGCACGAAGAATTGAAAGAACAGATAGAGGATGATCGTGACAATGTATTAAGACTAAAGGGACTTGGAGAACAATCATCGGACGAAGATGAAACTGAAATTGACGGAACTGGTTCTAGCCAGTCCGATGCTGAATATGAAACATGCGATTCTGGAGTAAGTGAACAGAGTTCCCTTAGCGATGAAGGTGAACGTGGTACAAAAAGAAGGTATTCTCGAGTGTCTCAGTCAGAAAAATTGAGAAGTAAATTCACAAACAGAAGTATCAAGAAATCGACAGTAGATCAGCCTTTTGCTCCACCACAAAGATCAACACAAAACTCGCCTGTTAAGTACAGAACGAAGAAGCAAATGAAAACACGAAGTATCATTAGTGATATATTCGATGGCAAACTATTAAGTAGTGTACAATGTTTAACATGTGACAGGATCTCAACAAGAGTAGAAACTTTCCAAGATTTATCGCTACCCATTCCAAGTCGAGATCACATTGATATGTTGCACCAAGGGTCTCTCACTCCACAAAAGGCAGGACCATGCTCGGATGTTGTATATGTAACTAATCAATCTGGATGGTTGTCTTGGTTCTTGCAATGGATGCGCTCCTGGTTCTGGGGTCCAGTTGTTAGTCTTCACGATTGTCTCTCTGCATTTTTTAGTGCAGATGAACTTAAAGGAGATAACATGTATAGTTGTGAAAAATGTAACAAGCTACGTAACGGAATAAAATTCTCCAAAGTTTTAGAGCTGCCAGAAATACTATGTGTCCATCTGAAAAGATTTCGTCACGAACTAATGTTTAGTTCGAAAATCGCAAATTACGTTTCATTTCCATTGGAAGGATTAGATATGCGACCATACTTACACAAAGAATGCGTCTCTAAAGTAACTATGTACAATTTAAAATCAGTTATTTGCCATCATGGAACTGCTGGTGGTGGCCATTATACGTGTTATGCGTTAAATCCTATTGTTAATAAATGGTTCGAGTTTGATGACCAATGCGTTACCGAAGTCTCTCCCGAAACTGTAAAGCATTGTGAGGCTTATGTATTGTTTTACAAAAAGTGGTCACCAGAGATGTTGCAATTACGTGACAAAACCATGGAATTGATGGAAATATCCTCTCGATCCGatttaaatttctttgtatCTCGCCAATGGATAAATCGTTTCAACACATTCTCGGAACCAGGACCCATAGACAACTCTGACTTTCTTTGTCCACACGGTGGTGTTAATCCTGTTACAGCACAATTTATAGATAAGCTTAGTATGCCCATTCCACAAGCAGTTTGGGACTATTTATACAATAC TTTTGGAGGTGGCCCCGCATGTACGCATTTATATGAATGTCCAATCTgtgaagaaaaatatgaatcgTTACAAAAACGAAGAATTTATGAGATGGAAGTATTTCAACGACTAACTCACAATACTGACAATCCTACTGCTATTTATGGATTAGCTATGGCATGGTTAAGGCAATGGCAAAGTTTTGTACGGGGTAAAGAAACACAGCCGCCTGGACCTATTGATAACAATTCtattataataaacaaaaatggtCAAAATGTCCTTAAAGTGG GTTCGGATTATGGACAAATACCAGAAGAACTTTGGCAATTTTTCTTGTCTACATATGATGGAGGTCCTGAATTAATGCTGCACTCATGTCAAAGACCAGTTTCTGCTCAATCTACTGTTTCATCACATTCCACTTCAAATTCAAACTTAGATCAGAATTTTAAATCCAGTCGTACAGAGGTTAAAACCAATAAACTGTGCATGACTAGAAGTTCTGAAACAATATCGCAGCAAGACAGTGCTATTGAAAGTTTAACTTCAGATAGTGATTCTCATCAAACACAAAGGGATGTTAGTGAGTAA